AACATGCCGAAAGCGGCCAGGTAGGTGATGCCGTACCAATGAATGGCCAGCGGGCCTAGCTGCAGCGCGACCGGATTGAACTGGGGATGGACCCACATGCGACGACTTCCTCTTGATGAGAACTGGCGCGCATCATACGGGGCCCATCTCCTTCAAACGCCTGCGGCAGTCTTCGGCATTGCTGGGGCTGGCGCGGCGGTTCTGCAAATAGCGCTCAAAGGCCGCCCGGGCCTGCGCCTTGTCGCCCTTGGCCTGCAGCGCGATGCCCAGGCGATGGTCGAGCGGGAAGTCCTCGGCGCCGTCCATCTCCTTGGCACGCTCGTACTGCCGGATGGCCTCGTCGTATTGCTCCTGGGCGAAATAGATGCGCGCCAGACCATAGGCAGCCAGGGCCTGGCGGGGCTGCTCCTTGAGCATGCGCTCGAAGCCGGCGATGGCCTTGGCGTACTGGCGCTGGTCAAGCCACTCCTTGCCCAGCACGCCCCACACCAGCCGCCATTCATTGAGCAGGCTGGGGTCGGCGGCGATGCGCACGCTCAGCAGCTCCTTCTCGGCCAGCGCCCAGTTCTTCTCGCTGCCGGCCACACGGGCGCGCATCAGCTTGGCGAACTCGGGCTGGCTGGCGCGCACCTGCTCTTCCAGCTCGCGCGCCTTGCCCACGCCGCCGCCGGCAAAGGCCGGCACCAGCAGGTAGTACTGGTGCAGGCTGCTGCGCGCCTCGATGAAATCGGGCTTGAGCTCCAGCGCGCGCTGCAAATGCTTTCTGATCGGGCCGGCCAGGCTGATGATCTTCATGGCGCCGCCGTTGCGCGCCTGCATGGTCATCACCGAGGCCAGGGCGTAATGACAAAGGGCCTCGTCGGGATGCTGGTCCACGCAGTCTTGCATCAGGCGCGCGGCGGCATCCACGCGCTTGCGGTCCGCCAGCGTCATCTGCGAGAGCGCGAAGGCCGCGCTCGCCTGCAGGTCCTGCGGCTGCTCGCGCAGGCGCGCCTGCGCCTGGCGTTCCATCTCGTCGCTGCGGCCGGCATCCAGCAGGCCCTGCCAAGGGCCGTCGGTGAACACCAGGGCCTGGGCGCCCTGCCATGCCAACAGGCTGGTACAAAGAAGCAGTCGCAGCAGTCTCATGCGAACACTCTAGCCCAGCTCGGCCAGGCGCTTCTTGGCGTCTTCCAGATTGCGCGGATTGGCCTTCTTGTTGGCGACGAAGCGCTCCAGCAGGGCCTTGGCCTGGGCCTTGTCGCCCTTCATCTGCCAGGCCACGCCGAGGCGGTGGTCCAAGGGCAAGGCCTCGGCGCCCTCCAGGCCGCGGGCGCGCTCGAACTGCCGGATCGCCTCGTCGAGCTGGCCGGTTTCGGTGGCCACGCGGCCAAGGCCGTAACCCGCCGCGGCATACTGCGGCTGCTCGCGCTGCAGCTGCTCGAACCAGGCCTTGGCCTTGGCGTACTGCTTGTCGCGCAGGTACTGGTAGCCCTGCCCCGCCCAGGCCTCGCGCCATTCGGTCTGCAGGCCCAGGTCCTTGCCGGGCTTGAGGCTCGCGAGCTCGCGCTCGGCCTCGGCATAGTTGTCCTCATGCTGGGCCACGCGCGCACGCATCAGCTTGGCATGCTCGGGCATGTCCCGCAGATCTTGGGCCAGCTCCTTGGCCTTGCTGACGCTGCCGCCGGCCATGCCCGGCGCCATCAGATAGAACTGCTGCAAGGCGCTGCGCATCTCGAAGGAGCCGGGCTCCAGCTCGAAGGCCTTGCTGAAGGCCTCCTTGACCTTGCCGGCCAGGCTCATGGCCTTGAACATGCTGGCGCCCATCGCCTGCGCACCCAGCACGCGGCCCAGCGCGAAATGGCAGATGGCATCCCTAGGCTGGCGCTCCACGCATTGCTGCATGGTCTTGGCGGCCGCATCGAGCCGGGCACCGTCGCCGGCGTCCAGCGCGCTCAGCGCCAGCGCCGCGGCGGCCTGGGTGTCAGCCGGATTGGCGCGCAGGCGCGCCTGCGCCATCTTGTCGAGCTCCTCCGCCTTGCCGCCCTCCCAGACCGACTGCAGCTGCGGATCCTTGAACACCGCCGCCTGGGCAGACAGGGCGGTGGCCAGCGACAGTGAGACCAGGCACAGAAGACGGTGTTTGCGCATGAGGGCTTGTGAATGGGTGAGTAGGTCTGGGCTCAACGTTGCATGGGACGCTTGGTTGACGGCCTTGAAGTGGGCGCATTGTGCACAGCGCCCGCACGCTTACCAGCCCTGGCTTTCGGCACTTGCGCCAGCGCCGCGCGCACATGCTCGACAAAGCGCGCCACCACCGGGCTGGCGCCGGCGCGCCAGATCAGGCTGGTCTCGCAGGCCGGCACCTGCGCCTGCAGCTGCTGGTAGCGCACGCCCGGCCGTTGCAGCGCGCTCAAGCCCTCGGGCACCCAGGCCACCCCCATGCCGGCCGACACCAGGTTGACGATGGTCTGCATCTGGATCGCCTCCTGCGCGATCTGCGGCGTGGCGCCATGGCCGCGGTAAAAGCTCAGCAGCGCGTCGTACAGCGAGGGCGCGATCTCGCGCGGGAAGATCACCAGCGGTTCGCTCAGCAGCAGCGCCAACGCCGCGGCCGGCGCCCTGGGCAGCGCCACGCTCTCGGGCAGGGCCAGCACCATGGGTTCGACGCTGATGCGCAGGGCCTCGAAACCGGCCGGCGCGGCGCCGGGCGGATGGATCACGAAGCCGGCATCCAGATCGCCGCGCTCGAAGTGATGCAGCTGCACGTCCAGCGTGGCCTCGCGCAGGGCCAGCGCAATGCCCGGATGCGCAGCGCGGAAGCTGCGCAACCACTGCGGCAGCTCGCCATAGCCGACGGTGGACACGAAGCCCAGGCGCAAGCGCCCGTGCAGGCCCGCGGCGGCCGATTGCAGCAGCGCGGGCAGCTGCTCGATCTCTTCGAGCAGCTTGGCCGCCACCGGCAGCAGGGCGGCGCCGGCGGGGCTCAGCGCCACCGAGCGCCGGTTGCGTTCGAACAGCGCCACGCCCAGGCTCTGCTCCAGCTTCTGGATCGCCATGCTGAGCGGCGGCTGGGTCATGTGCAGTGCCGCGGCGGCGCGCCCGTAATGCAGCTGCTGGGCCAGCACCAGAAATTGGCGGAGGCTGCGGGTCTCGATCACTGATACACCCTATGAATCATTAACTCATGAAACATATATTGGACCAGAGACTGGCCCAACTGCATACTCACCGCACTTCCCCTACCCTGCTTCGCACACCATGAGCTACAACCGCCGCTCCAAGAACATCACCGAAGGCGTGGCCCGCGCCCCCAATCGCTCCATGTACTACGGCATGGGCTACCAGGAGAGCGACTTCGGCAAGCCCATGATCGGCGTGGCCAACGGCCACTCCACCATCACGCCCTGCAACTCGGGCCTGCAGAAGCTGGCCGATGCGGCCGTCATCGGCCTCAAGGAGGCCGGCGCGAACCCGCAGATCTTCGGCACGCCCACCATCTCCGACGGCATGGCGATGGGCACCGAGGGCATGAAGTACAGCCTGGTGTCGCGCGAGGTGATCTCCGACTGCGTGGAAACCTGCGTGGGCGGCCAGTGGATGGACGGCGTGATCGTGATCGGCGGCTGCGACAAGAACATGCCCGGCGGCATGATGGGCATGCTGCGCGCCAATGTGCCGGCGCTCTACGTCTACGGCGGCACCATCCTGCCCGGTAAGTACAAGGGCCAGGACCTCAACATCGTCAGCGTGTTCGAGGCGGTGGGCCAGTTCAGCGCCGGCAAGATGAGCGAGGAAGATTTCTGCCAGATCGAGCGCCGCGCCATTCCCGGCAGCGGCTCCTGCGGCGGCATGTATACCGCCAACACCATGAGCTCGGCCTTCGAGGCGCTGGGCATGAGCCTGCCCTACTCCTCCACCATGGCGAACGTGGAAGACGAGGTGGTGGAGAACGTGAAGAAGGCCGCCGCGGTGCTGGTCGAGGCGGTCAAGCAGGACCTGAAGCCGCGCGACATCGTCACCAAGAAGGCGATCGAGAACGCGGTGGCGGTGATCATGGCCACCGGCGGCTCCACCAATGCGGTGCTGCACTTCCTGGCGATCGCGCATGCGGCCGAGGTCGACTGGACGATCGACGACTTCGAGCGCGTGCGCCGCCAGACCCCGGTGCTGTGCGACCTCAAGCCCAGCGGCCGTTACCTGGCGATCGACCTGCACCATGCCGGCGGCATCCCGGCGGTGATGAAGGAGCTGCTCAAGGCCGGGCTGCTGCATGGCGATGCCATGACCATCACCGGCAAGACCG
This portion of the Paucibacter sediminis genome encodes:
- a CDS encoding LysR family transcriptional regulator — translated: MIETRSLRQFLVLAQQLHYGRAAAALHMTQPPLSMAIQKLEQSLGVALFERNRRSVALSPAGAALLPVAAKLLEEIEQLPALLQSAAAGLHGRLRLGFVSTVGYGELPQWLRSFRAAHPGIALALREATLDVQLHHFERGDLDAGFVIHPPGAAPAGFEALRISVEPMVLALPESVALPRAPAAALALLLSEPLVIFPREIAPSLYDALLSFYRGHGATPQIAQEAIQMQTIVNLVSAGMGVAWVPEGLSALQRPGVRYQQLQAQVPACETSLIWRAGASPVVARFVEHVRAALAQVPKARAGKRAGAVHNAPTSRPSTKRPMQR
- a CDS encoding tetratricopeptide repeat protein, which translates into the protein MRKHRLLCLVSLSLATALSAQAAVFKDPQLQSVWEGGKAEELDKMAQARLRANPADTQAAAALALSALDAGDGARLDAAAKTMQQCVERQPRDAICHFALGRVLGAQAMGASMFKAMSLAGKVKEAFSKAFELEPGSFEMRSALQQFYLMAPGMAGGSVSKAKELAQDLRDMPEHAKLMRARVAQHEDNYAEAERELASLKPGKDLGLQTEWREAWAGQGYQYLRDKQYAKAKAWFEQLQREQPQYAAAGYGLGRVATETGQLDEAIRQFERARGLEGAEALPLDHRLGVAWQMKGDKAQAKALLERFVANKKANPRNLEDAKKRLAELG
- a CDS encoding tetratricopeptide repeat protein, producing the protein MRLLRLLLCTSLLAWQGAQALVFTDGPWQGLLDAGRSDEMERQAQARLREQPQDLQASAAFALSQMTLADRKRVDAAARLMQDCVDQHPDEALCHYALASVMTMQARNGGAMKIISLAGPIRKHLQRALELKPDFIEARSSLHQYYLLVPAFAGGGVGKARELEEQVRASQPEFAKLMRARVAGSEKNWALAEKELLSVRIAADPSLLNEWRLVWGVLGKEWLDQRQYAKAIAGFERMLKEQPRQALAAYGLARIYFAQEQYDEAIRQYERAKEMDGAEDFPLDHRLGIALQAKGDKAQARAAFERYLQNRRASPSNAEDCRRRLKEMGPV
- the ilvD gene encoding dihydroxy-acid dehydratase — translated: MSYNRRSKNITEGVARAPNRSMYYGMGYQESDFGKPMIGVANGHSTITPCNSGLQKLADAAVIGLKEAGANPQIFGTPTISDGMAMGTEGMKYSLVSREVISDCVETCVGGQWMDGVIVIGGCDKNMPGGMMGMLRANVPALYVYGGTILPGKYKGQDLNIVSVFEAVGQFSAGKMSEEDFCQIERRAIPGSGSCGGMYTANTMSSAFEALGMSLPYSSTMANVEDEVVENVKKAAAVLVEAVKQDLKPRDIVTKKAIENAVAVIMATGGSTNAVLHFLAIAHAAEVDWTIDDFERVRRQTPVLCDLKPSGRYLAIDLHHAGGIPAVMKELLKAGLLHGDAMTITGKTVAENLAEVPDLRADQDVIRPVGKPIYAEGHLAILKGNLSPEGCVAKITGLKNPVITGPARVFDDEQSALAAIMAGKIVAGDVMVLRYLGPKGGPGMPEMLAPTGALIGQGLGESVGLITDGRFSGGTWGMVVGHVAPEAYEGGVIALVHEGDRITIDAHQLLLELHVDAAELAKRRAAWVQPAPRYTRGVLAKFAKNASSASSGAVLDKFE